In one Haloplanus salinus genomic region, the following are encoded:
- a CDS encoding redox-regulated ATPase YchF, with protein MSYAIGLVGKPSVGKSTFFNAATMNDVPEGAYPFTTIDPSVGEAYVRVACAAPEFDETCTPSVGYCDDGTRFVPVQLVDVAGLIPGAHEGKGLGNQFLSDLNEADVLVHVVDFSGKTDSEGEPTEGHDPRDDIDFLEDELDMWYLGILEKGIERFESKYHGADASIEADLAEQMSAFRTNEDEIKRTILAEGLDLDPSTWDGTDRESLAREIRKRTKPMVIAANKIDDPAAAENFADVAADPAYDHLPIVPTSAHAEKALRTADEARRVDYTPGDDDFALVDDVSEEQAAGLERIRSLLADHGGTGVQSSLEAALFDALDLIAVFPGSDDGSTSEEGSFRDCFLLPEGSTAEDFANRIHTDLGDGLLHGIDCRSSRQIGSGHVLDDRDVIELVTTT; from the coding sequence ATGAGCTACGCCATCGGCCTCGTCGGCAAGCCTTCCGTGGGCAAGTCGACCTTTTTCAACGCCGCGACGATGAACGACGTGCCGGAGGGCGCCTATCCCTTCACCACTATCGACCCGAGCGTCGGCGAGGCGTACGTCCGCGTCGCGTGTGCAGCCCCGGAGTTCGACGAGACGTGTACGCCGAGCGTCGGCTACTGCGACGACGGGACGCGGTTCGTTCCCGTCCAACTCGTCGACGTGGCCGGGCTGATTCCCGGCGCTCACGAGGGCAAGGGCCTCGGCAACCAGTTCCTGAGCGACCTGAACGAGGCGGACGTGCTGGTCCACGTCGTCGACTTCTCGGGCAAGACGGACAGCGAGGGTGAGCCGACGGAGGGGCACGACCCCCGCGACGACATCGACTTCCTCGAGGACGAACTCGACATGTGGTATCTGGGGATTCTGGAGAAGGGGATCGAACGCTTCGAGTCGAAGTACCACGGCGCGGACGCGAGCATCGAGGCCGATCTGGCCGAGCAGATGAGTGCGTTCCGGACGAACGAGGACGAGATCAAGCGGACCATCCTCGCGGAGGGGCTGGACCTCGATCCGTCGACGTGGGACGGGACGGACCGGGAGTCGCTGGCCCGCGAGATTCGCAAACGAACGAAGCCGATGGTGATCGCGGCGAACAAGATCGACGACCCGGCGGCCGCGGAGAACTTCGCGGACGTCGCCGCCGATCCCGCCTACGACCACCTGCCTATCGTGCCGACGAGCGCACACGCGGAGAAGGCGTTGAGGACTGCCGACGAGGCGAGACGAGTCGACTACACGCCCGGCGACGACGATTTCGCTCTCGTCGACGACGTGAGCGAGGAGCAGGCAGCGGGCTTGGAGCGCATTCGGTCGTTGCTCGCCGACCACGGCGGCACCGGCGTACAGTCGTCGCTCGAGGCGGCGCTGTTCGACGCCCTCGACCTCATCGCGGTGTTCCCGGGGAGCGACGACGGATCGACGAGCGAGGAGGGATCGTTCCGCGACTGCTTTCTCCTGCCCGAGGGGTCGACGGCCGAGGATTTCGCGAACCGCATCCACACGGACTTGGGCGACGGGCTGCTCCACGGCATCGACTGTCGATCCTCGCGGCAGATCGGTAGCGGCCACGTCCTCGACGACCGGGACGTGATCGAACTCGTGACGACGACTTAG